The following proteins come from a genomic window of Chelmon rostratus isolate fCheRos1 chromosome 23, fCheRos1.pri, whole genome shotgun sequence:
- the LOC121626920 gene encoding uncharacterized protein LOC121626920, whose protein sequence is MKPSTLRQAARFEDMKYDSWISVTLSQSQTVEVQPGEEVTLLCSNYTSSPSLIIWFRVVSRTQPQCICSMFEHLEGAKFCSGFENGKFEMTSNSSTLFLKIKQVDLSDSGLYFCGYRLTRGLVIVHATYLQVEDVFEGITKLMSVMLGGLTVFLIMVIICLAVQIKKLQKESTMERDLDSDELKGGALSLYSTTIRNRRPESEREVGTLVVYAASR, encoded by the exons gCTGGATCTCTGTCACACTTTCTCAGTCTCAGACTGTGGAGGTTCAGCCTGGTGAAGAAGTCACACTGCTGTGCTCCAACTATACCAGTTCTCCCAGTCTGATAATCTGGTTCAGAGTGGTCAGTAGAACCCAGCCTCAGTGCATCTGCTCCATGTTCGAGCATCTTGAGGGTGCTAAATTCTGCAGTGgatttgaaaatggaaaatttgaAATGACATCCAACAGCTCCACTCTTTTTCTCAAAATCAAACAAGTGGATTTATCCGACTCTGGACTGTATTTCTGTGGATATCGTTTAACCAGAGGTCTGGTTATTGTCCATGCAACATATTTACAGGTTGAAG ACGTGTTTGAAGGAATAACAAAGCTGATGAGTGTGATGCTTGGCGGTCTGACTGTTTTCCTCATCATGGTCATCATTTGTCTGGCTGTTCAAATAAAAAAGCTTCAGAAAG AATCCACAATGGAGAGAG ATCTGGACTCTGATGAGCTGAAGGGCGGAGCACTGAGTTTGTATTCAACAACAATCAGAAACAGGAGGCCTGAATCAGAGAGAGAAGTGGGGACTCTTGTTGTTTATGCTGCCAGCCGATAG